One genomic region from Paramormyrops kingsleyae isolate MSU_618 chromosome 24, PKINGS_0.4, whole genome shotgun sequence encodes:
- the mrps12 gene encoding small ribosomal subunit protein uS12m, translated as MTTFWSIRPLLSSLLQVPGFISPWSRPLLSRAMATLNQMHRKGRPPPPQPRIGATFGRPQLKAVVLKTLIRKPKKPNSANRKCARVRLSNGQEAVAFIPGEGHNLQEHNVVLVEGGRTQDLPGVKLKVVRGKYDCAHVVKKKQ; from the exons ATGACTACCTTCTGGAGCATCAGACCTCTGTTGTCATCTCTATTGCAGG TGCCGGGCTTCATCTCCCCTTGGTCCCGCCCCCTCCTGTCGAGGGCCATGGCGACGCTCAATCAGATGCACCGGAAGGGCCGACCCCCGCCGCCGCAGCCCCGCATTGGAGCCACGTTCGGCCGCCCCCAGCTGAAGGCGGTGGTCCTGAAGACGCTCATCCGGAAGCCGAAAAAGCCGAACTCTGCGAACCGCAAGTGTGCAAGGGTGCGGCTCTCCAACGGCCAGGAGGCGGTGGCGTTCATTCCCGGGGAGGGACATAATCTCCAGGAGCACAACGTGGTGCTCGTGGAGGGGGGCAGGACGCAGGACTTACCGGGGGTGAAGCTGAAAGTGGTGCGGGGCAAGTATGACTGTGCGCATGTCGTGAAGAAGAAGCAGTGA